The Dyella jiangningensis sequence ATGGCAGCCACGTGTTCGGCAACATCGCCGCGATCAACAACAACGGCACCGGCGTGGACGGCATCGCCACCAACGCCAAGGTCATCCCGATCCGCGCGCTGGGCCATTGCGGCGGCTACACCTCCGATATCGCCGACTCCATCACCTGGGCGTCCGGTGGACACGTGGATGGCATTCCCGACAACCCGAATCCCGCGCAGGTCATCAGCATGAGCCTGGGTGGTGATGGCACCTGCGCGGCGAGCGACGTCAGCGGTACGGCGATCGCCGGTGCCATCGCACGCGGCGCCACGGTGGTCGTGGCGGCGGGCAACGACAGCCAGGATGCTGCCAACCACACGCCGGCCAGCTGCCCGGGCGTGGTCACGGTGGCTTCGGTCGGCATCACCGGCAAGCGCGCGTTCTATTCCAACTACGGCAGCACGGTCACCATTGCGGCGCCAGGCGGCGGCATCTATGCCAACGACGCCAACACCGGTGCACAGGTGGACGCGGGCTTCGTGTGGTCCACGGTGAACTCGAGCGCGACTACCGAGAGCCAGGGCAATCCCGTGATCGGCGGCATGGCCGGCACGTCGCAGGCCACGCCCCACGTGAGCGGCATCGTCGCGCTGATGATCGAGGCGGTGAAAGAGGCGGGCCACGCCACGCTCACGCCGGACCAGATCCGCCTGGCGCTGATGAACTCGGCACGCAACTTCCCCAATACGCCGGACCACCCGATCGGCGCAGGTATCGTCGACGCCAACTCCGCCATCGCCGCCGCGGTGAACTACAACTCGGTGGCGCCATCCATCCCGTTGACCTCGGGTGTTGCCGTCACCGCCAGCGGCAAGGCCGGTGACGCGATCCTCTACCGCATCGACGTACCGGGTGGCGCCACCAACCTCACCATCCGCACGATGGGCGGCACGGGCGACGTGTCGTTGTTTGCCAAGCGCGCCAACCCGCCGTCCAGCGATGGTGGCAACGCGGACTTCAAATCAGTGAAGCCGGGCAACAGCGAATCGATCGTGCAGACGACCGTGGCAGCCGGCTCCTGGTATGTGCTGGTGGTTGGCGTGAAGGATTTCGCCAACGTGCAGGTGCTCGCCAGCTACACGGCGCACTGAGGTCGGAAGCTACATCCATCCCGCAGTATTGGCCCCGGTCCGGAGACGGACCGGGGCCTTTTTTTATCTGCGATCGGACGTCCAGACGTCCCTGTCGACGAGGTTTCGAAGGCGAGGCACGGTCGCGTGAAGGAATCGTCAGCTTGACGCATCGCAACCTTTGGTTGCGCTCGATGGACATACCGTCAGGCGCATCGATGACTGTTCAAGGCGCTGGCACGCGCCATGCACGTTGGATTGACGGGTCTCATGCCTAAATGACAAGGCTCTGACTGTTTCGCCCCGCAAGTGAGGCAAATCCGGTATCGGGTCTTGTCGGGTTCGTCGTGGCTGCCGACGACTGAAGATCGCGCGGCGGTTACCGCGAATACGTTGGTTGACGATCGCTCCTATCGGGGGCAACACCATGTCATCGAACGTACTTGGGGCGGTCGCAGTGTCGTTGCTGGCCCTGGCCACGGCGATGCCTGCGCTGGCCGCCGATCAGGATGCCGACGGACCCGGCACGGCCGGGTCGGTTTTGCCCTATGCGAGCACCCTGTCTTTACGCGCGCCTCTGGGCAGCGCCAGCACCGTGACCTACGCGCCGGCATCCCTGTCGTCGACGAGTGCATCCGCCCAGCCGACCCTGGTTGCCATGGGCGTGGCGGATGCACGCATGTTTCCGAACGCGGGTTACCTGCAGGTGTCGTCCAGGACACTCGGGCGATGGACATTCGCGTCCGCGGTCGCTGTTCCGGATACCGCTCCACTGGCGGCTACCACGGGAATGCCTGCCGCGTGGAACATGCCACGCTGGTCGGACGTCGACGATCCGACGGTCGTCGACTTCACGCCATTCGCGGCGAGCTATCGCATCAGCGCGACCGATCGTGTCGCGGTGTCGATGCAGATGAGCATGCGCAATCAGCCTTCGCGCAGCGCGCGCCTGATCGCTGCCAGCGCGAACATCTGGACGCTGACGCCCAAGGTCGCCTACACCAAGGTCATGCCGGCGTCCGAAGCGGACGCGTCGACCGTGGTTGCCTTGGGCAGTTTTTCGCGAACGGCGGTGGCCGGTTACCAGAACGTCGCGGTCGGCCGCATCGAGGCGCTCGTGATGCGCCGCAACGCCAGCGGCTGGGGCTACGGTGGCGTGGCCGCGTTGATCGAGCAGCCCTACATGGACTTCAACCCGGCGGCGGGAAAGCCTCCCGGAACCGACGTGAATACGGGACTCGCCATGGGCGTGGGCCCGCAGGTCAGCTGGAGCAGCCGCTGGCTGGGCAGCGGCATCGAGTTCCAGTGTCGATGGATCTATGAGTTCCGCTCGCCGAACGGACACGCCGACCAGCCCATGCTGCTGTCGGCCACGCTACATCTGTAGAGCGGCTCGACGCCATCCCCGGCGCTCAGATCAGCCGTAGCGCTGACGCAGTTCGAGGTAGACCGGATCGGTGTCAGGTCGCTTGCCGTGCCACAGCTCGAAGGCATCGGCAGCCGTTTCCACCAGCATGCCGAGGCCGTCGAACGCATAGCGCGCGTCGGCCGTGCGCGCCCAGGCGAGGAAGTCGGTCGCGGCCTTGCCATAGGACAGGTCGTAGCACAGGGCACGATTGCCGACGATGGCGAAGGGCAGGTCGAGCGACTTCCCCAGCACGCCCGCGGAAGTCGCGTTGACGATCAGGTCGAAGGCGCCGAGGTCGGCCAGGTCTTCCCAATAGCGCGTGTGCGCACGGGCCGGATCGCCGATGGCGTCGG is a genomic window containing:
- a CDS encoding S8 family serine peptidase — its product is MKRNFLCLTALAAAIGFASAQAADTTVSADIAAKINTRTMQKTTHFDRFIITYRNGSAERSSASAATQNVTAAASRAQLHASANAITGAALGITWKRKLAIGSDLVRTSRKLDRNEAMALMQQIASDPAVAGVEPDVMLHAVKDYVAPAGASPGGSAPNDTYFPLQWHMRPGNGTVEKVGRDTTSYANWGGSGASSAWPNYDGSGVTVAIIDTGVIHHGDLNEGYAGAGYDMINDALVSGRTTDGRAPGGWDLGDWTNAEPYITQCLDGNASAGEASSWHGSHVFGNIAAINNNGTGVDGIATNAKVIPIRALGHCGGYTSDIADSITWASGGHVDGIPDNPNPAQVISMSLGGDGTCAASDVSGTAIAGAIARGATVVVAAGNDSQDAANHTPASCPGVVTVASVGITGKRAFYSNYGSTVTIAAPGGGIYANDANTGAQVDAGFVWSTVNSSATTESQGNPVIGGMAGTSQATPHVSGIVALMIEAVKEAGHATLTPDQIRLALMNSARNFPNTPDHPIGAGIVDANSAIAAAVNYNSVAPSIPLTSGVAVTASGKAGDAILYRIDVPGGATNLTIRTMGGTGDVSLFAKRANPPSSDGGNADFKSVKPGNSESIVQTTVAAGSWYVLVVGVKDFANVQVLASYTAH